In one Hypanus sabinus isolate sHypSab1 chromosome 11, sHypSab1.hap1, whole genome shotgun sequence genomic region, the following are encoded:
- the LOC132401861 gene encoding HORMA domain-containing protein 1-like isoform X1: MATAQQMRVSEKQISGWTAIFPNDVATEHQSLVFTKRMMALGVSCITYLRGIFPEDAYRTRYLEGMCVKILRDDSQFPGASKVVKWMLGCFDALEKKFLRTIILGVHRDPEDPNSIIESYQFKIKYTADGPKLDILSKNKHIGTEVSFQDTKKASILLIRKLFVLMQSLEVLPNDVSLTMKLFYYDEVTPPDYQPPGFKKGECDALWFEGTPVHFKVGDVLTPFHMMKVRVTTEKETMEQLKKENVLDEENETSQQEFEEVKSMGRNSVMAGIPNHQNTTVQPILQKYMPREQSFGASEKEIKQLVAKAAELDVSDKRTKVGKELVQGNGLRQNGEMHLEPQKLSTTQSIKAVRAKKTISEVNREANKSAVLQEKNTKRRRKN; the protein is encoded by the exons ATGGCAACAGCACAACAAATGCGAGTGTCTGAAAAACAAATATCTGGG TGGACTGCAATATTTCCCAATGATGTAGCAACAGAACACCAATCCCTTGTATTCACAAAAAGAATGATGGCTTTGGGAGTATCATGTATCACATATCTGCGTGGGATATTTCCTGAAGATGCCTATAGAACTCGATATTTGGAAG GCATGTGTGTAAAAATATTGCGTGATGACAGTCAGTTTCCTGGAGCAAGCAAAGTAGTAAAATG GATGCTGGGCTGTTTTGATGCTTTGGAGAAAAAATTT CTACGAACAATTATTCTTGGA GTTCATAGAGATCCAGAGGATCCAAAT AGTATAATAGAGTCTTACCAGTTTAAAatcaagtacactgcagatggaCCAAAGCTGGATATTTTAAG CAAAAacaaacatattggaactgaagtaAGCTTTCAAGATACAAAGAAAGCCTCCATACTGCTCATCCGTAAGCTATTTGTCTTGATGCAGAGCCTGGAGGTTCTTCCTAATGATGTGTCTTTGACAATGAAACTCTTCTATTATGATGAAG TGACTCCTCCTGACTATCAGCCTCCGGGGTTTAAAAAAGGTGAGTGTGATGCTCTGTGGTTTGAGGGAACCCCAGTCCATTTTAAAGTTGGTGATGTGCTCACTCCATTCCATATGATGAAAGTGCGGGTCACCACAGAGAAAGAGACAATGGAACAGCTGAAGAAAGAGAACGTGCTAGACGAGGAAAATGAAACTTCACAACAGGAATTTGAAGAAGTCAAATCCATG GGCAGAAACTCTGTAATGGCTGGCATTCCAAACCACCAAAATACTACTG TTCAGCCGATACTCCAGAAATACATGCCTAGAGAGCAATCATTTGGTGCTTCAGAGAAAGAG ATAAAGCAGTTGGTAGCAAAGGCAGCAGAGCTGGATGTTTCAGACAAAAGGACAAAAGTTGGGAAAGAGCTG GTACAAGGGAATGGTTTACGGCAAAATGGAGAAATGCACCTGGAACCACAGAAGTTGAGTACTacacagtcaataaaagctgTTCGAGCAAAAAAGACTATCTCTGAAGTTAACCGT GAAGCAAATAAATCTGCAGTGCTTCAAGAGAAGAATAcaaagagaaggagaaaaaattGA
- the LOC132401861 gene encoding HORMA domain-containing protein 1-like isoform X3 translates to MNNRAQWTAIFPNDVATEHQSLVFTKRMMALGVSCITYLRGIFPEDAYRTRYLEGMCVKILRDDSQFPGASKVVKWMLGCFDALEKKFLRTIILGVHRDPEDPNSIIESYQFKIKYTADGPKLDILSKNKHIGTEVSFQDTKKASILLIRKLFVLMQSLEVLPNDVSLTMKLFYYDEVTPPDYQPPGFKKGECDALWFEGTPVHFKVGDVLTPFHMMKVRVTTEKETMEQLKKENVLDEENETSQQEFEEVKSMGRNSVMAGIPNHQNTTVQPILQKYMPREQSFGASEKEIKQLVAKAAELDVSDKRTKVGKELVQGNGLRQNGEMHLEPQKLSTTQSIKAVRAKKTISEVNREANKSAVLQEKNTKRRRKN, encoded by the exons TGGACTGCAATATTTCCCAATGATGTAGCAACAGAACACCAATCCCTTGTATTCACAAAAAGAATGATGGCTTTGGGAGTATCATGTATCACATATCTGCGTGGGATATTTCCTGAAGATGCCTATAGAACTCGATATTTGGAAG GCATGTGTGTAAAAATATTGCGTGATGACAGTCAGTTTCCTGGAGCAAGCAAAGTAGTAAAATG GATGCTGGGCTGTTTTGATGCTTTGGAGAAAAAATTT CTACGAACAATTATTCTTGGA GTTCATAGAGATCCAGAGGATCCAAAT AGTATAATAGAGTCTTACCAGTTTAAAatcaagtacactgcagatggaCCAAAGCTGGATATTTTAAG CAAAAacaaacatattggaactgaagtaAGCTTTCAAGATACAAAGAAAGCCTCCATACTGCTCATCCGTAAGCTATTTGTCTTGATGCAGAGCCTGGAGGTTCTTCCTAATGATGTGTCTTTGACAATGAAACTCTTCTATTATGATGAAG TGACTCCTCCTGACTATCAGCCTCCGGGGTTTAAAAAAGGTGAGTGTGATGCTCTGTGGTTTGAGGGAACCCCAGTCCATTTTAAAGTTGGTGATGTGCTCACTCCATTCCATATGATGAAAGTGCGGGTCACCACAGAGAAAGAGACAATGGAACAGCTGAAGAAAGAGAACGTGCTAGACGAGGAAAATGAAACTTCACAACAGGAATTTGAAGAAGTCAAATCCATG GGCAGAAACTCTGTAATGGCTGGCATTCCAAACCACCAAAATACTACTG TTCAGCCGATACTCCAGAAATACATGCCTAGAGAGCAATCATTTGGTGCTTCAGAGAAAGAG ATAAAGCAGTTGGTAGCAAAGGCAGCAGAGCTGGATGTTTCAGACAAAAGGACAAAAGTTGGGAAAGAGCTG GTACAAGGGAATGGTTTACGGCAAAATGGAGAAATGCACCTGGAACCACAGAAGTTGAGTACTacacagtcaataaaagctgTTCGAGCAAAAAAGACTATCTCTGAAGTTAACCGT GAAGCAAATAAATCTGCAGTGCTTCAAGAGAAGAATAcaaagagaaggagaaaaaattGA
- the LOC132401861 gene encoding HORMA domain-containing protein 1-like isoform X2 — protein MNSITPNTGGTQRVRQHLWRETDSRRFGLRPSIWSNLWTAIFPNDVATEHQSLVFTKRMMALGVSCITYLRGIFPEDAYRTRYLEGMCVKILRDDSQFPGASKVVKWMLGCFDALEKKFLRTIILGVHRDPEDPNSIIESYQFKIKYTADGPKLDILSKNKHIGTEVSFQDTKKASILLIRKLFVLMQSLEVLPNDVSLTMKLFYYDEVTPPDYQPPGFKKVRVTTEKETMEQLKKENVLDEENETSQQEFEEVKSMGRNSVMAGIPNHQNTTVQPILQKYMPREQSFGASEKEIKQLVAKAAELDVSDKRTKVGKELVQGNGLRQNGEMHLEPQKLSTTQSIKAVRAKKTISEVNREANKSAVLQEKNTKRRRKN, from the exons TGGACTGCAATATTTCCCAATGATGTAGCAACAGAACACCAATCCCTTGTATTCACAAAAAGAATGATGGCTTTGGGAGTATCATGTATCACATATCTGCGTGGGATATTTCCTGAAGATGCCTATAGAACTCGATATTTGGAAG GCATGTGTGTAAAAATATTGCGTGATGACAGTCAGTTTCCTGGAGCAAGCAAAGTAGTAAAATG GATGCTGGGCTGTTTTGATGCTTTGGAGAAAAAATTT CTACGAACAATTATTCTTGGA GTTCATAGAGATCCAGAGGATCCAAAT AGTATAATAGAGTCTTACCAGTTTAAAatcaagtacactgcagatggaCCAAAGCTGGATATTTTAAG CAAAAacaaacatattggaactgaagtaAGCTTTCAAGATACAAAGAAAGCCTCCATACTGCTCATCCGTAAGCTATTTGTCTTGATGCAGAGCCTGGAGGTTCTTCCTAATGATGTGTCTTTGACAATGAAACTCTTCTATTATGATGAAG TGACTCCTCCTGACTATCAGCCTCCGGGGTTTAAAAAAG TGCGGGTCACCACAGAGAAAGAGACAATGGAACAGCTGAAGAAAGAGAACGTGCTAGACGAGGAAAATGAAACTTCACAACAGGAATTTGAAGAAGTCAAATCCATG GGCAGAAACTCTGTAATGGCTGGCATTCCAAACCACCAAAATACTACTG TTCAGCCGATACTCCAGAAATACATGCCTAGAGAGCAATCATTTGGTGCTTCAGAGAAAGAG ATAAAGCAGTTGGTAGCAAAGGCAGCAGAGCTGGATGTTTCAGACAAAAGGACAAAAGTTGGGAAAGAGCTG GTACAAGGGAATGGTTTACGGCAAAATGGAGAAATGCACCTGGAACCACAGAAGTTGAGTACTacacagtcaataaaagctgTTCGAGCAAAAAAGACTATCTCTGAAGTTAACCGT GAAGCAAATAAATCTGCAGTGCTTCAAGAGAAGAATAcaaagagaaggagaaaaaattGA